A region from the Inhella inkyongensis genome encodes:
- a CDS encoding TraR/DksA family transcriptional regulator codes for MSLSAGQRALIEAELVLQQTALQHEIELQRGGASRVEQAAQLLADDPDAPREHEGDREVTLERADRLMVELREVGEALLRLRAGTFGRCADCEADIPLDRLRAQPTALRCLSCQAQQE; via the coding sequence ATGAGTCTGAGCGCGGGCCAAAGGGCCTTGATCGAGGCGGAACTGGTGTTGCAGCAAACCGCCCTGCAGCACGAGATTGAGTTGCAGCGGGGCGGGGCCTCGCGGGTGGAGCAGGCGGCCCAGTTGCTGGCCGACGACCCCGATGCGCCTCGCGAGCATGAGGGCGACCGTGAGGTGACGCTGGAGCGCGCCGATCGATTGATGGTGGAGCTGCGCGAAGTGGGCGAGGCCCTGCTGCGCCTGCGCGCCGGCACCTTCGGCCGCTGCGCCGACTGCGAGGCCGACATTCCGTTGGATCGCCTGCGTGCCCAACCGACGGCGCTGCGCTGCCTGAGCTGCCAGGCGCAGCAGGAGTAG
- a CDS encoding Glu/Leu/Phe/Val family dehydrogenase, with translation MPNLSFVSPTRNSPWGTYLSQIDAVEPYLGNLARWVETLRRPKRALIVDIPIEMDNGTIGHFEGYRVQHSLTRGPGKGGVRYHPDVTLEEVMALSAWMTIKNAAVNLPYGGAKGGIRVEPKMLSQKELEKLTRRYTSEIGIIIGPTQDIPAPDVNTNGQIMAWMMDTYSMNVGATATGVVTGKPIPLGGSLGRVAATGRGVFVVGREAMRRLNINMEGCRVAVQGFGNVGSIAAKLFAANGARIVCVQDHTGTILNENGVDMQDLLDHVAKTGGVGGFKGADKIDNENFWDVKTDVLIPAALEGQITDARARRISTRLILEGANGPTTPDGDAVLAERGIIVVPDVIANAGGVTVSYFEWVQDFSSFFWTEDEINLRLDKILIGAFKGIWETSEQHKIPLRTAAFTVACTRVLQAREERGLYP, from the coding sequence ATGCCCAATCTGTCTTTTGTTTCGCCCACGCGCAATTCGCCCTGGGGCACGTATCTGTCGCAGATCGATGCGGTCGAGCCCTATCTGGGCAATCTGGCCCGCTGGGTCGAGACCCTGCGCCGCCCCAAGCGGGCGCTGATCGTTGACATCCCCATCGAGATGGACAACGGCACCATCGGCCACTTCGAGGGTTACCGCGTGCAGCACAGCCTGACCCGCGGCCCGGGCAAGGGCGGTGTGCGCTACCACCCCGATGTCACGCTGGAAGAGGTGATGGCCCTCTCGGCCTGGATGACGATCAAGAACGCCGCGGTGAACCTGCCTTACGGCGGCGCCAAGGGCGGCATTCGCGTCGAGCCCAAGATGCTGAGCCAGAAGGAGCTGGAGAAGCTGACCCGCCGCTACACCAGCGAGATCGGCATCATCATCGGCCCGACCCAAGACATCCCGGCCCCCGACGTCAACACCAATGGCCAGATCATGGCCTGGATGATGGACACCTACTCGATGAACGTCGGCGCCACCGCCACCGGCGTCGTCACCGGCAAGCCCATCCCCCTGGGCGGCTCGCTGGGTCGCGTGGCCGCCACCGGCCGCGGGGTGTTCGTGGTCGGCCGTGAAGCCATGCGCCGCCTGAACATCAATATGGAAGGCTGCCGCGTGGCCGTGCAGGGCTTCGGCAATGTGGGCTCGATCGCCGCCAAGCTGTTCGCCGCCAATGGCGCAAGAATCGTGTGCGTGCAGGACCACACCGGCACCATCCTGAACGAGAACGGCGTGGACATGCAGGACCTGCTGGACCACGTGGCCAAGACCGGCGGCGTGGGCGGCTTCAAGGGCGCCGACAAGATCGACAACGAGAACTTCTGGGATGTGAAGACCGATGTCTTGATCCCGGCCGCGCTCGAGGGCCAGATCACCGATGCGCGCGCCCGCCGCATCAGCACCCGTTTGATCCTGGAAGGCGCCAACGGCCCGACCACCCCTGACGGCGACGCCGTGCTGGCCGAGCGCGGCATCATCGTGGTGCCCGACGTGATCGCCAATGCCGGCGGCGTGACGGTGTCCTACTTCGAGTGGGTGCAGGATTTCTCCAGCTTCTTCTGGACCGAAGACGAAATCAATCTGCGCCTGGACAAGATCCTGATCGGTGCCTTCAAGGGCATCTGGGAAACCAGCGAACAGCACAAGATCCCGCTGCGCACCGCCGCCTTCACGGTGGCTTGCACGCGCGTGCTGCAAGCCCGCGAAGAGCGCGGTCTCTACCCTTAA
- a CDS encoding cation:proton antiporter domain-containing protein, whose translation MTSLDLALLYLVAAVLGVVACRSLKLPPMLGYLVVGVLIKLSGITQNTPGLTYLAEFGVVFLMFAIGLEFNLPKLRAMRAAVFGLGLLQVLLTLVGAVLGNVLLALAFAWIGVQWEMGWQGALVLGAAMAMSSTAIIVKLMAERLELESEHGRRVMGVLLFQDLAVVPLLVLIPALGASTSDMVQGLAWAALKALVVLGLLLWGGQKAMRWWLTLVARRKSEELFILNLLLVTLGLSWLTEHAGLSLALGAFVAGMLISETEFKHQVETDIRPFHDVLLGLFFITIGMKLDWQPVVQQWPLVLLLVLGPTLLKFALVAALAKGLGAPSGVSLRTGLYLAQAGEFGFVLLGLGAAQGLVAPKWESPVLAAMVLSMLATPFIVLYSNRIVMKLSSSDWLLQSVQLTTIAKKAFKTDAHIIICGYGRSGQNLARLLETERIPYMALDLDPDRVRQAAAAGQSVVFGDAARLQALMAAGLHRASAVVISYHDTPSALKVLRQVREHAPTVPVVVRTVDDADLDRLKAAGATEVVPEAIEGSLMLASHALALVGVPMRRVIRITRDARDARYGLLRGYFHGADDDGLDEREQARLKPFTLPAASSWAGQRVADLLLSEQGLALVALRRADGKGETVSDELPLQGGDTLVLSGTPEALARAEPRLLK comes from the coding sequence ATGACCAGCCTGGACCTCGCTCTCCTCTACCTCGTCGCCGCCGTGCTCGGCGTCGTGGCCTGCCGCAGCCTGAAGTTGCCGCCCATGCTGGGCTATTTGGTGGTGGGGGTGCTGATCAAGCTCAGCGGGATCACCCAGAACACCCCGGGGCTGACCTATCTGGCCGAGTTCGGCGTGGTCTTTCTGATGTTCGCCATCGGATTGGAGTTCAACCTGCCCAAGCTGCGTGCCATGCGGGCTGCCGTGTTCGGCCTGGGGCTGTTGCAGGTGCTCCTGACTCTGGTCGGCGCCGTACTGGGCAATGTGCTGCTGGCGTTGGCCTTCGCCTGGATCGGGGTCCAGTGGGAGATGGGTTGGCAGGGCGCCCTGGTCCTGGGCGCGGCCATGGCCATGAGTTCGACCGCCATCATCGTCAAGCTGATGGCCGAGCGCCTGGAGCTGGAGAGCGAGCACGGCCGGCGCGTGATGGGCGTGCTGCTGTTTCAAGACTTGGCGGTGGTGCCGCTGCTGGTGCTCATTCCCGCCCTGGGCGCCAGCACCAGCGACATGGTGCAGGGCCTGGCCTGGGCCGCGCTCAAGGCCCTGGTGGTGCTGGGCCTGCTGCTCTGGGGCGGGCAAAAGGCGATGCGCTGGTGGCTCACGCTGGTGGCGCGGCGCAAGAGCGAAGAGCTCTTCATCCTCAACCTGCTGCTGGTCACACTGGGTCTGTCCTGGCTGACCGAGCACGCGGGCCTGAGCCTGGCGCTGGGCGCCTTCGTGGCCGGCATGCTGATCTCGGAGACCGAGTTCAAGCACCAGGTGGAAACCGACATCCGGCCCTTCCACGATGTGTTGCTGGGCCTGTTTTTCATCACCATCGGCATGAAGCTGGATTGGCAGCCGGTGGTGCAGCAATGGCCGCTGGTGCTGCTGTTGGTGCTGGGGCCCACGTTGCTCAAGTTCGCGCTGGTGGCGGCGCTGGCCAAGGGGCTGGGGGCGCCCTCGGGGGTGTCGCTGCGCACAGGGCTGTATCTGGCCCAGGCCGGCGAGTTTGGCTTTGTGCTGCTGGGCCTGGGTGCGGCCCAGGGCCTGGTGGCGCCCAAGTGGGAAAGCCCGGTGCTGGCGGCCATGGTGCTGTCCATGCTGGCCACGCCCTTCATCGTGCTCTATAGCAACCGCATCGTGATGAAGCTCAGCAGCAGCGATTGGCTGTTGCAGTCGGTTCAGCTCACCACCATCGCCAAGAAGGCCTTCAAGACCGACGCCCACATCATCATCTGCGGCTATGGGCGCAGCGGGCAAAACCTGGCCCGCCTGCTGGAAACGGAACGCATCCCCTACATGGCGCTGGACCTGGACCCCGACCGCGTGCGCCAGGCCGCAGCCGCCGGCCAGAGCGTGGTGTTTGGCGATGCCGCGCGCCTGCAGGCCCTGATGGCGGCCGGCCTGCACCGCGCCAGCGCGGTGGTCATCAGCTATCACGACACCCCCTCGGCGCTGAAGGTGCTGCGCCAGGTGCGCGAACACGCGCCCACCGTGCCGGTGGTGGTGCGCACGGTGGACGACGCCGACCTGGATCGCCTTAAAGCCGCCGGTGCCACCGAGGTCGTGCCCGAGGCCATCGAAGGCAGCCTGATGCTGGCCAGTCATGCCCTGGCCCTGGTGGGGGTGCCCATGCGCCGGGTGATTCGCATCACCCGCGACGCCCGCGACGCGCGCTATGGGCTGCTGCGCGGCTACTTCCACGGCGCCGACGACGACGGCCTGGACGAGCGCGAGCAGGCCCGGCTCAAGCCCTTCACCCTGCCCGCCGCCAGCAGCTGGGCCGGGCAGCGCGTGGCCGACCTGCTGCTGAGCGAACAAGGCCTGGCCCTGGTGGCCCTGCGCCGCGCCGATGGCAAGGGGGAGACGGTCTCCGATGAGTTGCCCCTGCAGGGTGGCGACACCCTGGTGCTATCGGGCACACCCGAGGCTCTGGCCCGCGCCGAACCCCGCCTGTTGAAGTGA
- a CDS encoding histidine phosphatase family protein, which produces MRHGAVRYFEGGRPLPPESVPLTEAGQAQARAAGRLLAAQGVRPDRVICSGLPRTRQTAALVLGELPGPQAEIEDWPALQEIHGGRLRDIPEDRLEACFTALQRGPLTEHSQFLGGETLGALWDRILPAQLQLRADPDWDCALWVLHGVVNAALLSHWVSGGQRLMLPGWQQNPACINVIDLGADDALLRAVNLNPVDWLQPDERRSTMEQLLADLRQC; this is translated from the coding sequence ATGCGCCACGGCGCGGTGCGCTACTTTGAGGGCGGCCGCCCGCTGCCGCCCGAAAGCGTGCCGCTGACCGAGGCCGGCCAGGCTCAGGCGCGTGCCGCCGGGCGCCTGCTGGCCGCGCAGGGCGTGCGGCCGGACCGGGTGATCTGCTCCGGCCTGCCGCGCACCCGCCAGACCGCCGCCCTGGTGCTGGGCGAGCTGCCCGGACCCCAGGCTGAGATTGAGGACTGGCCGGCGCTGCAAGAAATCCACGGCGGCCGCTTACGCGACATCCCGGAAGACAGGCTCGAAGCCTGCTTCACCGCGCTGCAGCGCGGTCCGCTGACCGAGCACAGCCAGTTTCTCGGCGGCGAAACCCTGGGCGCGCTGTGGGACCGCATCCTGCCGGCGCAGCTGCAGCTGCGCGCTGACCCGGACTGGGACTGCGCGCTCTGGGTGCTGCACGGTGTGGTCAACGCCGCCCTGCTCAGCCACTGGGTCAGCGGCGGCCAGCGTCTGATGCTGCCGGGCTGGCAGCAGAACCCGGCCTGCATCAATGTGATCGATCTGGGGGCTGACGATGCGCTGCTGCGTGCTGTCAACCTAAACCCCGTGGACTGGCTGCAGCCCGATGAGCGCCGCAGCACCATGGAACAACTGCTGGCCGATCTCAGGCAATGCTGA